In one Pseudomonas sp. Bout1 genomic region, the following are encoded:
- a CDS encoding alpha-2-macroglobulin codes for MFDSLKATSRRFFGALISVVSVLLHAVRWLARSLFGQWQPPRWLHAAGTGVVNAGHKARAYPRQAAGGVLALVLLVAVGFYGWHWYSHLPQPHTVGYSLHKPNLTDYTQPQPVVDNLQVRFAESVAPLAAIGKPVTEGITLKPAIAGAWRWSDDHSLMFTPEKDWPVDAHYTIDLAKKNLLADGVLLGQYSSQFSTQPFRATLAQNELYQDPSNPTQKQLVATFHFSHPVDEDSVRKRATVTLGKGLAYRDAQLPNRPEISFDEHKLNAFVRSAALATPLESTPVSAKLDEGLKARDGGNASPAPLVAEVTVPGRYRLTFTGAEVSFVDNERAEPEPVLMFSSSSAVADETIANKVQAWMLPEKAQDDTRPWNLQDIDDKLLASSTKVKLTHVPSVEPLNTLHAFKFKAPPGRALYVRVPANLEAIGGYLAKNPTASLVSMPAYPRTLQFLSDGALLSLTGEKRLGFMARGVPGAHVEIARLLPNQLQHLVDQSSGSFARPNFANDYFDRMVERQSLDIPLSAGDPSKTLYDNVDLSNYLTANGGRRGIFVLKLSPQDDPADRTFEYSHDSTSDLRFIVVTDLGIIAKRSSDGSHDVYVQSIGNGSPVADAQVDIIGRNGLPVASGRTDTEGHAHFAKLDELRREKTPLMYVVSRGNDQSFLPIARQSQQLDLSRFDVGGLEEDGAINRLSAYLFTDRGLYRPGETAHLGMIVRSGDWKGALQGLPVELQITDPRGLEVIRQPLKLSASGFETFDFPSSEVAPSGDYTATLQLIGEKQRRTDLGSVSFKVRDFEPDRMKVSLSLHDTPVLGWIPPDQVVAKVTAMHLFGAPAAGRRVTAKMSLSPTLAAFDRYPDYRFRLNDSLEEASSEDLAETTVDDNGQAVLDLNLQRFANSTYRLQVMTQVYEAEGGRNVAAQSALLVSAAHYLVGVKSQDSLSFVAKDAPRQVQWLAVAPDLTPVAVDGLTSEVVEHRYVSVLVKQSNGTYKYESRIKNISQLASPVVMTKDGAKQTLNTGTPGDFTLQLKDANGNLLNQIDYSVAGRGNTSRSLERNAELQLRLDKRSYATGDEIAISIRAPYTGAGLITIERDKVYTQQWFKADSTNSVQHIRVPAGLEGNAYVNVQFVRDIGSSEVYMSPLSYGVVPFSINLDARRMALKVEGPAKIEPGQTLDIKVNADRPGRAVVYAVDEGILQVARYQAPDPLGFFFQKRALEVGTSQILDLILPEFSRLLSGAAPGGDTEGALANHLNPFKRKHQPPVAWWSGLVDLPAGETVLHYQVPDSFNGKLHLFAVAVDSDSVGVSEANTEVRGPLVITPNVPAFVAPGDVFSVSAGVFSNLDAAADVKFEVQTSDGLQVQGDKASTLALQPRKEGVAEFKIKVGENLGSADLRFVAVLPDGKRIQVAETTSIRPLSEHRVALSLGRFDSASKELKPTRELFSQLRDVQLGVAASPLVWANGLKHYLDDYGYACTEQLVSKAMPALIWGGNAPEAEQAFSGAVRMLRQRQNQAGGFGLWAANPDVAPYASLYATDFLIEARERGLPVPEDLLQRSNAYLTDLANGPSEGLSELRNRAYASYLLSRQGILVSGALSDIRERYESYFKDTWQNDIGAAYLAASYKLLKQDRQADAVFRKVPWLSLVDKWNSDGLYYDPLVHDAEHLHLLARHFPQMLDDVPASLLDKLGKRLNEQRYNSLSAALLLRALDNYGQRAQSDMTLKATAWLGDKQQQLLQMAGQPPRAAVPAGTQKLQMEKSDGPAAFYMLSEAGYDKGATLKPINNGLEIIHEYLDLKGNPVSKVAVGDEFLVRLRLRATDRDQVQQVAVVDLLPGGVEPVYNLPPEPEAASSEESEGDDSEYVETSEDTEEADAWQAPIGETDLSNWQPDYVDVRDDRVVLYGTALRDVGTFVYRVRATNAGTFNTPPAYAEGMYETTLQGRGKVGQLEITKP; via the coding sequence ATGTTTGATTCGTTAAAAGCGACCAGCCGCCGTTTTTTCGGCGCCTTGATCTCAGTGGTGAGTGTTCTGTTGCACGCCGTGCGATGGCTGGCGCGCAGCCTGTTCGGCCAATGGCAACCGCCGCGCTGGTTGCACGCCGCAGGCACCGGCGTGGTGAACGCCGGCCATAAGGCCCGGGCGTATCCGCGCCAGGCCGCTGGCGGCGTACTGGCCCTGGTGTTGCTGGTGGCCGTAGGCTTTTATGGCTGGCATTGGTATTCCCACCTGCCGCAGCCCCACACCGTGGGCTATTCGCTGCACAAGCCCAACCTGACGGATTACACCCAGCCGCAGCCCGTTGTGGATAACTTGCAGGTGCGCTTCGCCGAATCCGTGGCACCGCTGGCAGCGATTGGCAAACCGGTCACCGAAGGCATCACCCTCAAGCCGGCCATCGCTGGAGCCTGGCGCTGGTCGGATGACCACAGCCTAATGTTCACCCCGGAAAAAGACTGGCCCGTCGACGCCCACTACACCATCGACCTGGCCAAGAAGAACCTGTTGGCCGACGGCGTGCTACTTGGCCAATACAGCAGCCAATTTTCCACCCAACCGTTCCGCGCCACCTTGGCGCAAAACGAGTTGTACCAGGACCCAAGCAACCCGACGCAGAAACAGTTGGTAGCGACCTTCCACTTTTCCCACCCGGTAGATGAAGACAGCGTACGCAAGCGTGCCACGGTCACCCTCGGCAAAGGCCTGGCCTACCGCGACGCGCAACTGCCCAACCGCCCGGAAATCAGCTTCGACGAGCACAAGCTCAATGCCTTCGTGCGCTCCGCCGCCCTGGCCACTCCGCTGGAAAGCACCCCGGTCAGCGCCAAGCTCGATGAAGGCCTCAAGGCACGTGACGGCGGCAACGCCAGCCCGGCGCCATTGGTGGCCGAAGTTACCGTACCCGGGCGCTATCGCCTGACTTTTACCGGCGCCGAAGTCAGCTTTGTCGACAACGAACGCGCCGAGCCCGAGCCGGTATTGATGTTCAGCAGCTCCAGCGCCGTGGCCGATGAAACCATCGCCAACAAAGTGCAGGCCTGGATGCTGCCGGAAAAAGCCCAGGACGACACCCGCCCCTGGAACCTGCAAGACATCGACGACAAGCTGTTGGCCAGCAGCACCAAGGTCAAGCTGACCCACGTGCCGAGCGTCGAACCGCTGAATACCCTGCACGCCTTCAAGTTCAAGGCCCCGCCTGGCCGCGCCCTGTATGTGCGGGTACCGGCCAACCTGGAAGCCATCGGCGGCTACCTGGCGAAAAATCCGACAGCTTCCCTGGTGAGCATGCCGGCCTATCCGCGCACGCTGCAGTTCCTGTCTGACGGCGCCCTGCTCAGTCTTACCGGCGAAAAACGCCTGGGCTTCATGGCCCGCGGCGTACCCGGCGCCCACGTGGAAATTGCCCGCCTGCTGCCCAACCAGTTGCAGCACCTGGTGGACCAGAGCAGCGGCAGTTTTGCTCGACCGAATTTTGCAAATGACTACTTCGACCGGATGGTGGAGCGTCAGAGCCTGGACATTCCGCTGTCGGCTGGCGACCCGTCCAAAACGCTCTATGACAATGTTGACCTGAGCAATTACCTGACGGCCAACGGCGGCCGCCGCGGCATTTTTGTGCTCAAGTTGAGCCCACAGGACGACCCGGCCGATCGCACCTTTGAGTATTCCCACGACTCCACCAGCGACCTGCGCTTCATCGTGGTCACCGACTTGGGCATCATCGCCAAGCGCTCCAGCGACGGCAGCCACGATGTGTACGTGCAGTCCATCGGCAACGGCTCGCCGGTAGCCGACGCCCAGGTCGATATCATCGGCCGCAACGGTTTGCCGGTGGCCAGTGGCCGTACCGACACCGAAGGCCACGCGCATTTTGCCAAGCTGGATGAACTGCGCCGCGAGAAAACCCCGCTGATGTATGTGGTCAGTCGCGGCAATGACCAATCCTTCCTGCCGATTGCCCGTCAGTCCCAGCAGCTGGATTTGTCGCGCTTTGATGTCGGCGGCCTGGAAGAGGACGGTGCGATCAATCGCCTCAGTGCCTACCTGTTTACCGACCGTGGCCTGTACCGGCCCGGCGAAACCGCGCACCTGGGCATGATCGTGCGCAGCGGCGACTGGAAAGGCGCGCTGCAAGGCTTGCCCGTTGAGCTGCAAATCACCGACCCACGGGGCCTGGAGGTGATTCGCCAGCCGCTGAAGCTTTCCGCCAGCGGTTTTGAAACCTTTGATTTCCCGAGCAGCGAAGTCGCGCCTTCCGGGGATTACACCGCCACCTTGCAACTGATCGGCGAGAAGCAGCGACGCACTGACCTGGGCAGCGTCAGCTTCAAGGTCCGCGACTTCGAACCGGACCGAATGAAAGTCAGCCTCAGCCTGCACGACACCCCGGTGCTGGGCTGGATCCCGCCAGACCAAGTGGTGGCCAAGGTCACCGCGATGCACTTGTTCGGCGCTCCGGCGGCCGGCCGTCGCGTTACGGCCAAAATGTCCCTGAGCCCAACGCTCGCGGCCTTTGATCGCTACCCCGATTACCGTTTCCGCCTGAACGACTCGCTGGAAGAAGCCAGCTCCGAAGACCTGGCCGAAACCACCGTCGACGACAATGGCCAGGCGGTGCTGGACCTCAACCTGCAACGCTTCGCCAACAGCACCTACCGCCTGCAAGTGATGACCCAGGTGTACGAAGCCGAAGGCGGCCGCAACGTCGCCGCACAAAGCGCGTTGCTGGTCTCGGCGGCGCACTACCTGGTAGGTGTGAAGAGCCAGGATTCGCTGTCGTTCGTCGCCAAGGACGCGCCGCGCCAGGTGCAATGGCTGGCCGTCGCGCCAGACCTCACGCCGGTCGCCGTGGACGGCCTGACCAGTGAAGTGGTGGAGCACCGCTACGTCTCGGTGCTGGTGAAGCAATCCAACGGCACCTACAAGTACGAGTCGCGCATCAAGAACATCAGCCAGCTGGCCTCGCCTGTCGTAATGACCAAGGACGGCGCCAAGCAAACCCTGAACACCGGCACCCCGGGCGATTTCACCCTGCAGCTCAAGGACGCCAACGGCAACCTGCTGAACCAGATCGACTACAGCGTGGCCGGCCGGGGCAACACCTCGCGCTCCCTGGAACGCAACGCCGAGTTGCAACTGCGCCTGGATAAACGCAGCTACGCCACCGGTGATGAGATCGCCATCAGTATTCGTGCGCCGTACACCGGTGCCGGGTTGATCACCATCGAGCGGGACAAGGTCTACACCCAGCAATGGTTCAAGGCCGACAGCACCAACAGCGTGCAACACATCCGCGTTCCTGCGGGGCTTGAGGGCAATGCCTACGTCAACGTGCAGTTCGTGCGGGACATCGGCTCGTCCGAGGTCTACATGAGCCCGCTGTCCTACGGCGTGGTGCCGTTCAGCATCAACCTCGATGCGCGGCGCATGGCGTTGAAAGTCGAAGGCCCGGCGAAGATCGAGCCGGGGCAGACCCTGGATATCAAGGTCAACGCCGACCGCCCTGGCCGCGCAGTGGTCTACGCGGTGGACGAAGGCATCCTGCAAGTGGCGCGCTACCAGGCGCCGGACCCGCTGGGCTTCTTCTTCCAGAAGCGCGCGTTGGAGGTTGGTACCAGTCAGATCCTTGACCTGATCCTGCCGGAATTCAGCCGTCTGCTCAGTGGGGCAGCGCCCGGTGGTGATACCGAGGGTGCCCTGGCCAACCACCTCAACCCGTTCAAGCGCAAACACCAGCCGCCTGTGGCCTGGTGGTCTGGCCTGGTGGACTTGCCGGCCGGTGAAACCGTGCTGCATTACCAGGTCCCGGACAGCTTCAACGGCAAGCTGCACCTGTTTGCGGTGGCCGTGGACAGTGACAGCGTGGGCGTCAGCGAAGCCAACACCGAAGTGCGCGGGCCGCTGGTGATCACGCCGAACGTGCCGGCCTTTGTCGCACCGGGGGATGTGTTCAGCGTCAGCGCCGGGGTGTTCAGCAACCTGGACGCCGCGGCGGACGTGAAGTTTGAAGTGCAGACCAGCGATGGCCTGCAGGTGCAAGGCGACAAGGCCAGCACCCTGGCGTTGCAACCGCGCAAGGAAGGCGTTGCCGAGTTCAAGATCAAGGTAGGCGAAAACCTCGGCTCGGCCGACTTGCGCTTCGTCGCGGTGCTGCCGGATGGCAAGCGTATCCAGGTAGCGGAAACCACCTCGATCCGGCCATTGAGCGAGCATCGCGTTGCCCTGAGCCTGGGCCGTTTCGACAGCGCCAGCAAAGAGTTGAAACCGACCCGTGAGCTGTTCAGCCAGTTGCGCGATGTGCAGTTGGGCGTCGCCGCGTCGCCGCTGGTTTGGGCCAACGGCCTCAAGCATTACCTGGATGACTACGGCTACGCCTGCACCGAACAGTTGGTGTCCAAGGCAATGCCTGCGTTGATCTGGGGCGGCAACGCGCCCGAGGCCGAGCAGGCCTTCAGCGGCGCGGTGCGCATGCTGCGTCAGCGGCAGAACCAGGCCGGTGGTTTCGGCTTGTGGGCGGCCAACCCGGACGTGGCGCCGTACGCCAGCCTGTACGCCACCGACTTCCTGATCGAGGCCCGGGAGCGCGGGCTGCCGGTGCCGGAAGACCTGTTGCAACGCTCCAACGCGTACCTCACCGACCTGGCCAACGGCCCGAGCGAAGGCCTGTCGGAATTGCGTAACCGCGCCTACGCCAGTTACCTGTTGAGCCGTCAGGGGATTCTGGTAAGCGGCGCCTTGAGCGATATCCGCGAACGCTATGAAAGCTACTTCAAGGACACCTGGCAGAACGACATTGGCGCCGCGTACCTGGCCGCCAGCTACAAGTTGCTCAAGCAGGATCGCCAGGCCGATGCAGTGTTCCGCAAAGTCCCATGGCTTTCCCTTGTGGATAAGTGGAACAGCGACGGCCTGTATTACGACCCGCTGGTGCACGACGCCGAGCACCTGCATTTGCTCGCCCGGCACTTCCCCCAAATGCTCGACGATGTGCCGGCCAGCCTGCTGGATAAACTCGGCAAGCGCCTCAACGAGCAGCGCTACAACTCGCTGTCGGCGGCGCTTTTGCTGCGGGCCCTGGACAACTACGGCCAGCGCGCGCAAAGCGACATGACGCTCAAGGCGACTGCTTGGCTCGGCGACAAGCAGCAACAGTTGTTGCAGATGGCCGGCCAGCCGCCACGTGCGGCGGTACCGGCCGGCACGCAAAAACTGCAAATGGAAAAATCCGACGGCCCGGCGGCGTTCTACATGCTGAGCGAAGCCGGCTATGACAAGGGCGCTACGCTGAAACCGATCAACAACGGCCTGGAAATCATCCACGAATACCTCGACCTCAAAGGCAACCCGGTCAGCAAGGTCGCGGTGGGTGATGAGTTCCTGGTGCGCCTGCGCTTGCGGGCCACCGACCGTGACCAGGTGCAGCAAGTGGCCGTGGTCGACTTGCTGCCGGGTGGTGTCGAGCCTGTGTATAACTTGCCGCCGGAGCCGGAAGCGGCCAGCAGCGAGGAAAGCGAAGGCGACGATTCGGAGTACGTTGAAACCAGCGAAGACACCGAGGAAGCCGACGCCTGGCAAGCGCCGATCGGCGAGACCGACCTGAGCAACTGGCAGCCGGACTATGTCGATGTGCGTGATGACCGAGTGGTGTTGTACGGCACCGCGCTGCGGGATGTAGGCACCTTCGTGTACCGCGTGCGCGCCACCAACGCCGGTACCTTCAATACGCCACCGGCCTACGCCGAGGGCATGTACGAAACCACCCTGCAAGGACGCGGCAAAGTAGGCCAGCTTGAAATTACCAAGCCTTAA